In one Nocardioides luteus genomic region, the following are encoded:
- a CDS encoding DUF6153 family protein — protein sequence MWTAARRQRATRPAVRAGLLAAVLVTVAGLLGMHALSLHGTRTDGEHAAPRLPAAHVEHMHALEHADHGAAGHAGQPGGEEHTSMVLCAAFLLAAGALLLSGLWRRTPAWWFSPTRGRSRTTGPAPFVTRAATGPPPEWAFSVIRC from the coding sequence GTGTGGACGGCAGCACGACGACAGCGGGCGACCCGGCCGGCCGTACGCGCCGGTCTGCTGGCAGCGGTCCTGGTCACAGTTGCCGGCCTGCTGGGCATGCATGCGCTGAGTCTGCACGGCACCCGCACCGACGGTGAGCACGCCGCGCCGCGCCTCCCCGCCGCCCACGTGGAGCACATGCACGCCCTCGAGCACGCCGACCACGGAGCCGCCGGCCACGCCGGACAGCCGGGCGGCGAGGAACACACGTCGATGGTGCTGTGCGCGGCGTTCCTGCTCGCAGCCGGGGCGCTGCTCCTGAGCGGGCTGTGGCGGCGTACGCCTGCCTGGTGGTTCTCCCCGACGCGCGGGCGGTCCCGCACGACCGGGCCCGCGCCCTTCGTCACCCGTGCGGCGACCGGGCCGCCGCCGGAATGGGCGTTCTCCGTCATCAGGTGCTGA
- a CDS encoding MFS transporter translates to MTLVAPASVAAVQKRTILTLVATQAVGAMGITIGIATASLLARDLSGSESMAGLSQTTQVLGAAVAAYVLGRVMDARGRRYGLLAGYLLGAAGGLLAVLAGVVGSMTLLLVGALLLGATTAANNGARYAATDLAPATSRARALSVVVWATTFGAVIGPNLTGVAEVFSDAVGIPVLTGPFAVGSIGMLAAALVVGVFLRPDPLLVAREAAPVAESTPVVEPVETTSWRRALAVIRERPALAAAVAGQAAAHATMVAVMVMTPLHMEHGGAGLEIIGLVISGHVLGMFAFAPVAGWLADRVGRADVMALGGGVLLVALVLCAVAPQGSSGRIFVGLFLLGLGWSLATIAAATSVADHTPLEVRADVQGSADLIMGVAAAAAGAVSGVVVDVAGYPALALGTILLVGVLFGAAYVARRSA, encoded by the coding sequence GTGACCCTGGTCGCACCGGCCTCGGTGGCCGCGGTCCAGAAGCGCACCATCCTCACCCTGGTCGCCACCCAGGCGGTCGGCGCGATGGGGATCACCATCGGCATCGCGACCGCGTCCCTGCTGGCGCGCGACCTCTCCGGCTCGGAGTCGATGGCGGGCCTCTCGCAGACGACCCAGGTGCTCGGCGCGGCGGTGGCTGCGTACGTCCTGGGGCGGGTGATGGACGCTCGCGGGCGCCGCTACGGGCTGCTGGCGGGCTACCTGCTCGGGGCGGCCGGCGGACTGCTGGCGGTCCTGGCCGGCGTGGTCGGCTCGATGACGCTGCTGCTGGTCGGCGCGCTCCTCCTCGGCGCGACCACCGCGGCGAACAACGGAGCGCGCTACGCGGCCACCGACCTGGCACCTGCGACGAGCCGGGCGCGGGCGCTCTCGGTCGTGGTCTGGGCGACCACGTTCGGAGCGGTGATCGGCCCCAACCTGACCGGTGTCGCCGAGGTCTTCTCCGACGCCGTCGGGATCCCGGTGCTCACCGGGCCGTTCGCGGTCGGGTCGATCGGGATGCTGGCGGCCGCGCTCGTGGTCGGGGTCTTCCTGCGCCCTGACCCGCTGCTCGTCGCCCGCGAGGCCGCACCGGTCGCCGAGTCCACACCGGTGGTCGAGCCTGTCGAGACCACCAGCTGGCGCCGGGCGCTGGCCGTGATCCGGGAGCGCCCCGCGCTCGCGGCGGCGGTGGCCGGACAGGCAGCGGCGCACGCCACGATGGTGGCGGTGATGGTGATGACGCCGCTCCACATGGAGCACGGCGGCGCCGGGCTCGAGATCATCGGACTGGTGATCAGCGGGCACGTCCTGGGCATGTTCGCCTTCGCGCCGGTCGCCGGCTGGCTCGCCGACCGTGTCGGCCGGGCCGACGTGATGGCGCTCGGCGGCGGGGTGCTCCTCGTGGCCCTGGTCCTGTGCGCCGTGGCGCCGCAGGGGAGCTCGGGGCGGATCTTCGTGGGGCTCTTCCTGCTCGGTCTCGGCTGGTCGCTGGCCACGATCGCGGCCGCCACCTCCGTCGCCGACCACACCCCGCTCGAGGTCCGCGCCGACGTCCAGGGCAGCGCCGACCTGATCATGGGCGTCGCGGCGGCTGCCGCCGGGGCGGTCTCGGGCGTCGTCGTGGACGTGGCCGGATACCCGGCACTGGCGCTCGGCACGATCCTGCTGGTCGGGGTGCTGTTCGGGGCTGCGTACGTGGCTCGTCGGTCGGCCTGA
- a CDS encoding DUF3046 domain-containing protein: MRHTEFWSRMDDALGEGYSRAWARQFVMGELGGRTAQEALDDGVPPKEVWAAVWKALELPARER; encoded by the coding sequence ATGAGACACACGGAGTTCTGGTCGCGGATGGACGACGCGCTCGGCGAGGGCTACTCGCGAGCGTGGGCACGCCAGTTCGTGATGGGTGAGCTGGGCGGGCGCACCGCCCAGGAGGCACTCGACGACGGGGTCCCGCCGAAGGAGGTCTGGGCCGCGGTCTGGAAGGCCCTGGAGCTGCCGGCGCGTGAGCGGTGA
- a CDS encoding DUF305 domain-containing protein, producing the protein MRTQRPLIRATWAAAGLAVLLTLSGCGGSEEAKAPQELSETEHNKADVAFATDMIQHHAQAMAMVDLTMDRTLDPEVQELADAIRAAQSPEIETMSSWLQEWGEEVPSTMRDHVNGGHEGHGDEDSSMSDSMEGMDTDMPGMMSAEDMDSLENASDAEFQDMWLEMMIEHHEGAVEMSETEQGEGRFKPAVDLAGTIIENQSTEIDTMEKILG; encoded by the coding sequence ATGCGTACGCAACGTCCCCTCATCCGCGCGACCTGGGCCGCGGCCGGCCTGGCCGTGCTCCTGACCCTGTCCGGCTGCGGCGGCAGCGAGGAGGCCAAGGCTCCGCAGGAGCTGTCGGAGACCGAGCACAACAAGGCCGACGTCGCCTTCGCGACCGACATGATCCAGCATCACGCCCAGGCGATGGCGATGGTCGACCTGACCATGGACCGCACGCTCGATCCCGAGGTCCAGGAGCTGGCCGACGCGATCCGGGCCGCCCAGAGCCCCGAGATCGAGACCATGTCCTCCTGGCTCCAGGAGTGGGGCGAGGAGGTGCCATCGACGATGCGCGACCACGTCAACGGCGGCCACGAGGGCCACGGCGACGAGGACAGCAGCATGTCCGACTCGATGGAGGGCATGGACACCGACATGCCCGGGATGATGTCGGCCGAGGACATGGACTCCCTGGAGAACGCCTCCGACGCCGAGTTCCAGGACATGTGGCTCGAGATGATGATCGAGCACCACGAGGGTGCGGTCGAGATGTCCGAGACCGAGCAGGGCGAGGGCCGGTTCAAGCCTGCCGTCGACCTGGCCGGCACCATCATCGAGAACCAGTCGACCGAGATCGACACGATGGAGAAGATCCTCGGCTGA
- a CDS encoding methyltransferase domain-containing protein, which yields MTYDAITPDTKDWTWVLDRPCPECGFVAGAVTADQLPEIVRDNATYWEIYLAADNARDRPQPGVWSALEYGAHVRDVHRVFGERLRLMLAEDEPRFANWDQDVTAREDDYASQDPALVAEELMDAADAVATIYEKVPPDAWGRRGIRSNGDVFSVESLGRYHLHDVVHHLWDVRSAAKQATVAAYDASVATYVEATSFSEENRSILDRFLAELEPGDHVLEIGTGPGHDAKALEAGGVRVRRTDISEGFVAHLRKQGYAAACLDPLTDDLRDPVHPDVPYAAVWASATLLHVARDDFATVLGRLAEVTRPGGALHVSMKQGDGEEWTNRGNVEAPRLFVYWREPALRAALDEAGWEVLEVGHADGRLGDVWLDVLARRRA from the coding sequence ATGACCTATGACGCGATCACGCCCGACACCAAGGACTGGACCTGGGTCCTCGACCGGCCCTGCCCGGAGTGCGGATTCGTCGCCGGTGCGGTGACCGCGGACCAGCTGCCCGAGATCGTCCGGGACAACGCGACCTACTGGGAGATCTACCTCGCCGCCGACAACGCGCGCGACCGGCCGCAGCCGGGCGTGTGGTCGGCGCTGGAGTACGGCGCACACGTACGCGACGTCCACCGCGTCTTCGGGGAGCGGCTGCGGCTGATGCTGGCCGAGGACGAGCCCCGCTTCGCCAACTGGGACCAGGACGTGACCGCCCGCGAGGACGACTACGCGAGCCAGGACCCGGCGCTCGTGGCCGAGGAGCTGATGGACGCCGCGGACGCGGTCGCCACGATCTACGAGAAGGTCCCGCCGGACGCCTGGGGCCGCCGCGGCATCAGGTCCAACGGCGACGTGTTCAGCGTCGAGTCGCTGGGCCGCTACCACCTCCACGACGTCGTCCACCACCTGTGGGACGTACGCTCGGCCGCCAAGCAGGCGACCGTCGCCGCCTACGACGCCAGCGTCGCGACGTACGTCGAGGCCACCTCGTTCTCCGAGGAGAACCGTTCGATCCTCGACCGGTTCCTGGCCGAGCTCGAGCCCGGCGACCACGTGCTCGAGATCGGCACCGGCCCGGGCCACGACGCGAAGGCCCTGGAGGCCGGGGGAGTGCGGGTGCGGCGCACCGACATCAGCGAGGGATTCGTGGCGCACCTGCGCAAGCAGGGGTACGCCGCGGCCTGCCTGGACCCGCTGACCGACGACCTGCGCGACCCGGTCCACCCCGACGTCCCCTACGCCGCGGTCTGGGCCTCGGCGACGCTGCTGCACGTGGCCCGCGACGACTTCGCGACGGTGCTGGGCCGGCTCGCCGAGGTCACCCGGCCGGGCGGAGCGCTGCACGTGTCGATGAAGCAGGGCGACGGCGAGGAGTGGACCAACCGCGGCAACGTCGAGGCGCCCCGGCTCTTCGTCTACTGGCGCGAGCCCGCGCTGCGGGCGGCGTTGGACGAGGCCGGCTGGGAGGTGCTCGAGGTCGGGCACGCCGATGGCCGGCTCGGCGACGTCTGGCTCGATGTGCTCGCCCGGCGGCGCGCCTGA